The genomic DNA GCGCGATCGCGCACAGGGTCAGGGCCAGCCGCAGTTCGTCGTGGCCGACCACGGCGCTGAACGGGTAGCGGTCAGACACCGGCAGGCCTCCTCATGGGGACGTGCGGGATGCCGTCCTCGATGAATTCGTCGCCCTCGCGGGCGAATCCGTACTTGGCGTACATGCCCTCCAGGTGCGACTGGGCCTCGAGCAGGCAGGCACGGCCGTCGAGCTCGGCGAGCGCGGCCCTCATCAGCTCGCCGATCAGGCCGCGCCCGCGGTACGCGGGGGCCGCGCACACCCGGCCGATCGCGGCGACGCCCGGTCCCTCGTCGGTGACGCGCACCGTCGCGATCGCGCCGC from Tsukamurella paurometabola includes the following:
- a CDS encoding GNAT family N-acetyltransferase, producing the protein MRRATGDELDASSLYALLKLRAEVFIAEQQSPWLDVDGRDLDPSTVHLWLPDGAAPGGSGGAIATVRVTDEGPGVAAIGRVCAAPAYRGRGLIGELMRAALAELDGRACLLEAQSHLEGMYAKYGFAREGDEFIEDGIPHVPMRRPAGV